The bacterium genome has a window encoding:
- a CDS encoding M23 family metallopeptidase: MIKSDHTFVIIPEGTKEPRRIFLSKRFLNIILYITLFLLGAGCVRLVIYAKELIELRRVAGPILQENKDLHQRNKALIAQRNAIKYSKDSLLNEIETERVAHAKRLSEVTDELERLENFVTDLKILAGYKLNKSDAEKLKGHDIGQNDKNAGEGGPLISPESYMEGIASNPQDSLKLSIDNDAQVLADRLRDKRDALKDLRNFLERKATLLEGRPVGWPVVGVVTSEFGPRNGEFHPGFDIANVIGTPVFATGDGVVTFKGYVGSYGNMIEVDHGKGFTTLYAHLSRYEIATGDRVERGDVIGYIGNTGRTTGPHLHYEVHVNGVPVNPRPYIEKTPE; the protein is encoded by the coding sequence ATGATAAAAAGCGACCATACCTTTGTCATCATCCCGGAGGGCACAAAAGAACCCCGGCGGATCTTCCTCTCAAAAAGATTCTTAAACATCATTCTTTACATCACGCTTTTCCTCCTGGGCGCGGGCTGTGTCAGGCTCGTTATATACGCGAAGGAGCTCATAGAATTGCGCAGGGTGGCAGGACCTATCCTTCAGGAAAACAAGGACCTTCACCAGCGAAACAAAGCCCTTATCGCCCAGCGCAACGCAATAAAGTACTCGAAGGACAGCCTTCTTAATGAGATTGAGACCGAGCGCGTCGCTCACGCCAAAAGGCTTTCCGAAGTAACCGACGAACTCGAAAGGCTTGAGAATTTCGTTACCGACCTCAAGATACTTGCCGGATACAAGCTCAACAAATCCGATGCTGAAAAACTCAAGGGCCACGACATCGGTCAGAACGACAAGAACGCCGGAGAGGGAGGACCCCTTATATCGCCAGAGTCGTACATGGAAGGAATTGCCTCGAATCCTCAGGACAGTCTCAAGCTTTCCATAGACAACGACGCCCAGGTTCTTGCCGATCGCTTGCGCGACAAGCGCGACGCACTGAAGGATTTAAGGAACTTCCTGGAACGCAAAGCGACTCTTCTTGAGGGCAGACCTGTAGGCTGGCCGGTTGTCGGGGTTGTAACATCGGAGTTCGGACCCCGCAACGGAGAGTTTCATCCGGGATTCGACATAGCCAACGTTATAGGTACCCCAGTGTTCGCAACCGGAGACGGCGTAGTAACCTTCAAGGGATACGTAGGTTCCTACGGAAACATGATAGAGGTAGATCACGGAAAAGGATTCACCACCCTTTACGCCCACCTTTCCCGCTACGAGATTGCGACAGGAGACAGGGTGGAGCGCGGAGACGTTATCGGCTATATCGGCAACACTGGACGAACAACCGGTCCTCACCTGCACTACGAGGTTCACGTCAACGGCGTCCCGGTCAACCCGCGTCCCTACATAGAAAAGACGCCCGAGTAG
- the aspS gene encoding aspartate--tRNA ligase — MERIYCSELSLEMVDEEVRLCGWVHRLRDLGGITFMQFRDRSGLVQVIADPKKVRQASDIHAEDVVEIRGTVRSRPPEQVDSRLGSGHVEVEADSIKILNRARDLPFSVEREELLPAEEMRLRYRYLDLRRPSMTANIGLRHKMMQIGRNYLSSRGFWEIETPILAKSTPEGARDFLVPSRTMKGTFYALPQSPQLYKQILMVSGMDRYFQFARCLRDEDLRADRQPEHTQVDIECSFAEEKDIQTLVEGLFHLWIKEIKGEFLETPFPRMSYAECMERFGSDKPDLRNPIQLLTVTDRFRGSEFRIFASIVEQAGTVRAIRLKEAANWSRKDVDSLAEEVKPFGFPGVAWVRKTGAELSGTLSKFMNTNELAEGELYLALAGTDLRVLNQAMSRLRDVCGRIAGVVDESKYAFLWVTDFPMFEMDPITGQIAPAHHIFTSPQVTDLQLLDSEPLKVKGRLFDLVLNGTELGSGSVRCHSRELQEKLLKIAGIEPRYFDFFLAALESGAPPHAGIGMGFDRIVAIFAGLESIREVIAFPKTTSGQGLMEGQPASVACFQLDELGLKFVKKEEQG, encoded by the coding sequence ATGGAAAGAATCTACTGTAGCGAACTGAGTCTTGAGATGGTCGACGAGGAGGTCAGGTTGTGCGGCTGGGTGCACCGGCTGCGCGACCTTGGCGGCATAACGTTCATGCAGTTCAGGGACCGCTCAGGCCTCGTACAGGTCATTGCCGACCCCAAAAAGGTCAGGCAAGCTTCGGACATTCACGCAGAGGACGTAGTTGAGATTCGCGGAACCGTCCGCTCAAGACCGCCCGAACAGGTAGATTCGCGTCTCGGCTCAGGCCATGTGGAGGTTGAGGCCGATTCAATCAAGATTCTTAACCGGGCGCGCGACCTGCCCTTCAGCGTAGAACGCGAGGAGCTTCTGCCTGCGGAGGAGATGAGGCTTCGCTACAGGTACCTTGACCTGAGAAGACCCTCCATGACCGCAAACATCGGCCTCAGGCACAAGATGATGCAGATAGGCCGCAACTATCTCTCCTCTAGAGGCTTCTGGGAGATTGAAACACCCATTCTGGCCAAGTCGACGCCCGAGGGCGCAAGGGACTTTCTCGTTCCCTCAAGGACGATGAAGGGAACGTTCTACGCGCTTCCTCAGTCGCCGCAGCTTTACAAGCAAATACTCATGGTTTCGGGTATGGACCGCTACTTCCAGTTCGCCAGGTGTCTGAGGGACGAGGACTTACGCGCAGACCGCCAGCCCGAACACACCCAGGTCGATATCGAGTGCTCGTTTGCGGAGGAAAAGGATATCCAGACTCTAGTCGAGGGGCTCTTCCACCTCTGGATTAAGGAGATAAAGGGTGAGTTCCTCGAAACCCCCTTTCCAAGGATGAGCTATGCCGAGTGCATGGAGCGTTTCGGGTCCGATAAACCGGATTTGAGAAATCCAATCCAGCTATTGACGGTAACCGACCGGTTCCGCGGTTCCGAGTTCCGGATATTCGCAAGCATAGTCGAGCAGGCAGGGACGGTGCGTGCGATAAGGCTCAAGGAAGCGGCAAACTGGTCGAGAAAGGATGTAGACTCCCTTGCCGAAGAGGTTAAGCCCTTCGGATTTCCGGGCGTTGCCTGGGTGCGCAAAACGGGTGCAGAGCTTTCGGGAACGCTCTCCAAGTTCATGAATACGAATGAGTTAGCAGAAGGGGAACTCTATCTTGCACTTGCGGGAACCGATTTAAGGGTTTTAAACCAGGCGATGTCGAGGCTGAGGGATGTCTGCGGGCGTATTGCCGGAGTCGTGGATGAATCGAAATACGCTTTCTTGTGGGTAACGGACTTCCCAATGTTCGAGATGGACCCGATTACAGGTCAGATAGCCCCCGCTCACCATATCTTCACCTCGCCTCAGGTGACCGATCTGCAGCTTCTGGATTCCGAACCATTGAAGGTCAAAGGCAGGCTCTTTGACCTTGTTCTGAACGGAACCGAACTCGGCTCAGGATCCGTTCGCTGCCACTCCCGCGAGCTTCAGGAAAAACTTCTCAAAATCGCAGGCATCGAACCGAGGTATTTCGACTTCTTCCTGGCGGCTCTTGAATCGGGTGCGCCGCCGCATGCAGGGATCGGGATGGGATTCGACCGCATAGTGGCTATTTTTGCAGGTTTAGAAAGCATAAGAGAAGTAATAGCCTTTCCGAAAACGACCTCCGGCCAGGGACTAATGGAGGGTCAGCCCGCCAGTGTCGCCTGCTTCCAGCTCGATGAGCTGGGTCTGAAATTCGTTAAAAAGGAGGAACAAGGATGA